CCTTACTCATGTTTGGTAAATTATGAAGCAATTTTTGTTCTTCCTTTGAAAATACTTCATTTTGAAATATTTCACGTATACGAGGAGACTGCTTCGAAAGCTGAATCAGTTCAAACATAACTTTCCAATCGAGTTCTCCCTCCACATCTACCGAATAAACAACTGCTTGTAAAACACTCTCCATTCGATTAAATTTCTTTTGTTCTTCCTGTACAAACCGAAGTTGTTTTTCAAGCGAATTTTTTAAATCCAGCTCACCTTTTACTAACATATTCGCAGTTTCTTTTAATGAAAATCCCATTTCTTTTAAAAATAAAATTTGTTGCAAACGAATAACGTCATTTTCACTATATAACCGATGTCCACCCTCTGTTTTTCCGCTCGGCTTTAATAAATCTATTTGATCATAATAACGTAGTGTACGTACTGTAACCCCTGTTTCTCTCGTCAATTCTTGTATTGAAATCACTACCATCACCTCTTCCCTTTCATTATAAAAGATGACGTTACGTAACTTTCAAGCTTTTTGTAAAAAAAATACAAAAAGCTGTTTATACAAAATGTATAAACAGCTTTTATGGAAATAACCCCTTTTGTATGGCGCGCCCACAAAATAAAATAAGTGCTCCAACAACAACACTCGTTGCCGTTTTATGATAATGGGCTAATAATAATAAATAATACGATAAACCTACAGTACCAATCATAATACAAATACTCGGCACTGGATTACGAGAAAAGTTTTGCATTCCCCAAAGAAGCGAAAATATAGCTGTAGCGACACATAACACCGGTAATCCCATCCCAGTTCCCCTTTTTCTATCTATTATTCCTTGTTGCTAACACGCTCGTTGATGCGATACTAATTAATAAATCAAAACCAATCCTTATATATTTAAACGTTTACTCTAATTGAAATCTCTCAAGCTTATCATTTATTTTCTTTCTCCTTACTCCAGCGTAAATATTTCCTCCACCTTCACTCCAAAATATTTGGCAATTTTTAAAGATAACTCTAGACTCGGATTGTAATGATGATTTTCAATCGCCACTATCGTCTGCCGCGTCACCTGCATCACCTTTGCCATTTCAACTTGTGTTATATGATTTTGCTTTCTTAACTCTTTTATTTTATTTTTCACACCCATAGGATCCACCTTCAAAAATAAAGATATCTTTACTTAAATTATAAATATTTTCCAGTTATAAGTAAAGATATCTTTACAAATTTTAGAAAAATGTTTCATTGAACATCTACTCTAACAAAGTACAAGAGTAATTCAATTTATATCAGCGATTTTCTAAATATATCAGTGCAACTTGAAATATATCGGCGATTTCCCAAATATATCAACGCAACTCCATTTATATCGGCGATTTTCCAAATATATCGACATCCGTAGCGCTACTATAATCATAAGAAAAAGCTGTCCCCAAATACCTTCGGGAACAGCTTTCTCCTCTACTACATAAATCCTAACGCATATACAAGAACGTATCCAAGAACCGATAAGCAAACCGAGCCAATCAGCCCCGCCACAAATGCTTTACTTCCTAATTTACGGAACGTTTTAAACTCTACATTTAAACCGAGCCCTGCCATCGCCATTGCGATAAGCATGTAAGCAAGAACAACAATGTATCCCGCAACAACTTCTGGAATAATCCCGAGCGAATGCACTGCACTCATCGCTAAGAACCCGAAAATGAACCATGGTATTGGAAGTTCGCGCCATGATCTTTTTCCCTCGCTACCTTCACTCTTACCAAACCATAATCCGATTAAAATCGCTACTGGTACAAGCATTGCAACGCGCGTTAGTTTCACGATAACTGCGATATCTACAGCCGTGCTTCCTCCTGGCGCCGCAGCCGCAATTACGTGAGCAATTTCATGCAGTGTCGCCCCTGAGAACACTCCATATCCGTATGGAGATAGGCCAAGCACTGGATATAATAACGTATAAATAAGCGTAAATATTGTACCTAAAATTGCAATGATCGCCGCTCCAACTGCTGTTTCGTCATCTTTTGCTTTCACTTGCGGTGCAATTGCCACAACCGCGGCCGCGCCGCAAATTGCCGTACCGCATGCTGTTAAAATCCCAAGTTTCTTTTCTACTTTAAATACTTTCGTTAGTCCGTATACAACAAAAATAGTAAATGTAATAACAACCGCCGCGATGACCAATACTTTCGGCCCCGCCTTCGCAATATCAACAAGATTTAATCGCATTCCAAGTAAGATGATCCCAAAGCGCAGTAACTTCTTGCTCGCAAAGTTCGTTCCTGCAATCGCATCATGAGGAACTCCAATTGCAGCGCGCCAAACCATCCCAATTAGAATAGCAATTACTAATTGTCCCATAATAT
This DNA window, taken from Bacillus cereus ATCC 14579, encodes the following:
- a CDS encoding helix-turn-helix transcriptional regulator — encoded protein: MGVKNKIKELRKQNHITQVEMAKVMQVTRQTIVAIENHHYNPSLELSLKIAKYFGVKVEEIFTLE
- a CDS encoding MerR family transcriptional regulator; its protein translation is MVVISIQELTRETGVTVRTLRYYDQIDLLKPSGKTEGGHRLYSENDVIRLQQILFLKEMGFSLKETANMLVKGELDLKNSLEKQLRFVQEEQKKFNRMESVLQAVVYSVDVEGELDWKVMFELIQLSKQSPRIREIFQNEVFSKEEQKLLHNLPNMSKEDPNVLEWVDLLKQLRTFMKDGKEAASDEVQGAMKRLMQKCLEMANGDEAFLDKLWEVRKSKEDSQKMSMYPIEEELLVYMDEAFRIYDEREKDK
- a CDS encoding YeiH family protein, translating into MEQTLVIQKKKGFGFSQGIGITLLIAIAAKYLAELPFLNIMGQLVIAILIGMVWRAAIGVPHDAIAGTNFASKKLLRFGIILLGMRLNLVDIAKAGPKVLVIAAVVITFTIFVVYGLTKVFKVEKKLGILTACGTAICGAAAVVAIAPQVKAKDDETAVGAAIIAILGTIFTLIYTLLYPVLGLSPYGYGVFSGATLHEIAHVIAAAAPGGSTAVDIAVIVKLTRVAMLVPVAILIGLWFGKSEGSEGKRSWRELPIPWFIFGFLAMSAVHSLGIIPEVVAGYIVVLAYMLIAMAMAGLGLNVEFKTFRKLGSKAFVAGLIGSVCLSVLGYVLVYALGFM